The Actinocorallia herbida DNA window ACATGAACGGAAACCCTCCCGATGACGGGCTCGCCGCGAACCGTGCCCTCTGGGATGACCGCGCCCGGGCACATGGCACGACCCCTGACGACATGCTGTACGACGTCGATTCGTTCCTGGCGGGCCGGCAGACGCTCTACGGGATCGAGCTGGAGCTGGCCGGTGATGTGACCGGCCAGGATGTGCTGCATCTGCAGTGCCACTTCGGCATGGACACACTCAACTGGGCCCGTCTGGGTGCCAGGGTCACCGGTGTCGATTTCTCGACGCCGGCGCTCGTCCGGGCACGCGAGCTGGCCGGGCGCGCCGGGCTGACCGCCGATTTCGTCGAGGCGGACACCCAGAATCTACCGGCCCGCCTGGCGGGCGGATTCGACCTCGTGATCGCCACGTACGGTGTGCTGTGCTGGATCGGGGACCTTGACGCGTGGATGCGTGGTGCGGCGATGGCGCTGCGGCCAGGTGGAAGGCTGGTGCTGGTCGACCTGCATCCCGCGTACCAGACCCTCGCCAGCTTTGAGCCGCTCGTGGCCGACTGGCCCTACGGGGGAGGAGAGCCCCAGCGCGAGGTCGTCGCGGGCACGTATGCGGACCCGGTCCTGCCGATGACCGCACGGGAGGTGGTCCAGTACCCGCATTCGGTGGGCGAGATCGTGACGGCGGCCGCCGGAGCGGGACTGATCATCGACCGGCTCGTCGAGCACACCGAGGTCGAATTCCCCGGAAGCCGCATCCTGCCCGAAGGCCCCGACGGCACACGTCGGTTCCCGTTCGGTGACACCTACCTCCCCGTCCTCTACTCGCTGAGAGCGAGATCACCCCGAACGGCCACGGCGTAGCCGCCCGCGGTTCGGTCGCCGCTCGAGCTCCGTCTAGTGGCCGAGGGCGCGGTGGCTGACTTCGACGAGTTCGTCGAGGGAGGCGGCCGTCAGGTGGTTCTGCAGGGCGAAGCGGGCTACGCCCAGGGCGCCGAGGGCGCCTGCGACGCGGATGACCCTGTTCGGGTCGCTGTCGTAGGTGTCGGGGTGGACGTCGAACGCCGACATGAGGGTGTCGATGTGCTCCTTCAGCACCTCGTGTTCGCAGTCGGCCGGCAGGTGCAGCAGTCCGGAGAGGAGCAGGGCGACGAACCCGGGGCGGCGCATCACCAGTTCCGCCAGCGCCCGGAGCGCGGCCCGGTCGCGCTCCGGTCCCGGGTCCTGGCCGGCCACCTCCCGCACGATCTGGTGGAGTCCGGCGAGGCAGCGCTCGAGGACCGCGTCCTGCAGGGCCTCCTTGGACGGGTAGTGCCTCAGCAGACCGCTCTTGGAGTAGCCCACGGCGTCCGCGATGCGCTGGAGCGAGGTCTCCTTCAGCCCGTGCCGGGCGAACAACGTGGCGGCGCAGTCGATGATCGCGTCATCGACCTGCTGGCGTGTCTGGCGAAGCATGGGACCACACTACTGGATGCGGACCATCATGGTCGCAATGAGACCATGATGGTCCGCATCGGCGTTCGGCCTCCTGGCGTAGGCCGTCAGAGGGATGCGGCAGGTTCGAGTTCGGGGGCGTCGGCATCCGGCGACCCGGATCGCAGGGCGGCGCCTTCCACGTCGAGAACGGGCAGGCGGCGTAGGGCGCGGGGCAGTTTCCAGGCGGTGGAGCCGAGCAGGGCCAGGGCGGCGGGGACCGCGATCATGCGGATGACGACGGCGTCGAAGAGGATGCCGGTGGCCAGGGCGAAGGCGATGGGTTTGATGGTGGCGTCGCCCTGGGGGACGAACCCGGCGAAGACGGCGAACATGATCGTCGCCGCGGCCATGACGACGGGGGCGGCCTGGCGGAAGCCGGTGGTGACGGCGGTGCGGGGGTCGGCGCCGTGGGAGTGCGCCTCGTGCATGCGGGAGACCAGGAAGACCTGGTAGTCCATGGCCAGGCCGAACAGGATGCCGATGATGATGATCGGCGAGAGGCTCATCAGGGGGCCGGTGGACCGGGCGTTCACCAGGTCGGCGAGCCAGCCCCATTGGAAGACGGCCGTGGTGGCGCCGAGCGTCGCGCCGATGGTGAGCAGGAAGCCGAGGACGCCGACGATCGGGACGAGCAGGGAGCGGAACACGAGGACGAGCAGGACCAGGGCGAGTCCGACGACGAGCGCGAGGTAGCGCGGCAGGGCGTCGTCGAGCTTCTGGGACACGTCGATGTTCACCGCCGTGGTGCCGGTGACGTAGATCCTGGCGCCATCGGTGTCGGTGAGGTCGGCCCGCAGCGTGTGCACGAGCTCGGTCGTGGCGGCGCTGTCCGGACCGGAGCCGGGCACCACGGTGATCAGCGCGGCGGAACGGTCCGTGGCCGTCCGCGGTGCGGTGGCCAGCGCGACGTGGGGGAGGGCCGCGGTCTGCTGCCGGACGGCGGCGGCGCGGCCGGGCGCGTCGGTCCCGTCGATGAGGATGAGGAGCGGCCCGGTGAAGCCCGCGCCGAAGCTCTCGGAGATGATCTGCTCGGCCTTGGCCTGGGTGCCGCCTTCCGCGGGGTGCTGGACGAGCGAGGTGCGCATCGAGGCGACCGGGACCGCGATCACCGCCAGGGCGGCGACGGCGGCGAGCAGGCTGCCCCACCGGTGGCGGGTGACCAGGCGCGCCCAGCCCGCGTAGAAGCCGTGATCTTTGTGCGCTTCCGCGTGCCTGGCACCGGTCCGCGAGCGGCGCGGCAGCGCGCGATGTCCGACGAAACCGGTCATGGCGGGGACCAGGGTGATCGCGATGAGGACGGCGACGACGACGCTCGCCGCGGCGGCCAGGCCCATCTGGGTGAGGAAGGGGATCCCGGCGACGGCCAGCCCGGCCAGGGCGATCACGACGGTGAGACCGGCGGTGACGACGGCGGATCCGGCGGTCCCGACCGCCATCGCCGCGGCCTCCGGCACCGGCCGTCCGGCGTTGAGCTCATGCCGGAAGCGCGTGATGATGAACAGCGCGTAGTCGATGCCGACGGCCAGCCCGAGCATCACGGCGAGCACCGGCGTCGTGGCCTGGATGTCGGTGAACCCGGTGAGCGTGATGACGCCGAGCGCGCCGATGCCCACGCCGACGACCGCGGTGAGCAGGTTCATGCCCGCCGTGATGAGCGAGCCGTAGGTGAGGGCGAGCACGAGCAGCGCGACGACGACGCCGATCACTTCGGCGGGGCCGCCGAGGTGCACCTGTTCCTGGAGGGCGTCGCCGCGCGCCTCCACCGTCAGCCCGCCGTCGCGCGCCCGGTCGACGGCGTCCAGCAGGGCTTCGCGCTGGAGCTCGGTGACCTCCTGCGCGGGCGCGGCGTACGTGACGGTGCTGTAGGCGGCTCTCCGGTCCACCGACACGACGGGCGCTTGCGGATCCAGGGGATCGCTGACCGATGCCACGCCGGGCAGGCCCTTCAGTTCGCCGACGAGCGCGGTGACCCGGGCCGCCGTCGCCTGGTCGGTGACCTGTGCTCCCGCCGGGGCCTGGACCACGACCTGGGCGGTGCCGCCGGTCGAGGCGGCGCCGAAGCGCTCGTGCATGAGGTCCAGCGCGGTGGTCGACTCCTGCCGGGGGATCTCGAAGGTGGAGACGGTCGATCCGGACAAGGCCGCCGCGCCCACGCCGGCGCCGACGAACACGGCGAGCCAGACGAGCGTGACGATGACCCGGTGCCGGACCGAGGTGAGCCCCAGCCGGTACAACAGCGATGCCATGCGGGTTCCCCGAGTTCTCCAGTGGCAGATGGCCTGGTGGCCGAGCGCCTTGCGGCCGACTTCGACGGGCTCCGCCGTCGCGTCCGGCGAAGCCTGCGACCAGATTAGCCACCATGCGACCAATTCGGT harbors:
- a CDS encoding TetR/AcrR family transcriptional regulator — encoded protein: MLRQTRQQVDDAIIDCAATLFARHGLKETSLQRIADAVGYSKSGLLRHYPSKEALQDAVLERCLAGLHQIVREVAGQDPGPERDRAALRALAELVMRRPGFVALLLSGLLHLPADCEHEVLKEHIDTLMSAFDVHPDTYDSDPNRVIRVAGALGALGVARFALQNHLTAASLDELVEVSHRALGH
- a CDS encoding MMPL family transporter, translating into MASLLYRLGLTSVRHRVIVTLVWLAVFVGAGVGAAALSGSTVSTFEIPRQESTTALDLMHERFGAASTGGTAQVVVQAPAGAQVTDQATAARVTALVGELKGLPGVASVSDPLDPQAPVVSVDRRAAYSTVTYAAPAQEVTELQREALLDAVDRARDGGLTVEARGDALQEQVHLGGPAEVIGVVVALLVLALTYGSLITAGMNLLTAVVGVGIGALGVITLTGFTDIQATTPVLAVMLGLAVGIDYALFIITRFRHELNAGRPVPEAAAMAVGTAGSAVVTAGLTVVIALAGLAVAGIPFLTQMGLAAAASVVVAVLIAITLVPAMTGFVGHRALPRRSRTGARHAEAHKDHGFYAGWARLVTRHRWGSLLAAVAALAVIAVPVASMRTSLVQHPAEGGTQAKAEQIISESFGAGFTGPLLILIDGTDAPGRAAAVRQQTAALPHVALATAPRTATDRSAALITVVPGSGPDSAATTELVHTLRADLTDTDGARIYVTGTTAVNIDVSQKLDDALPRYLALVVGLALVLLVLVFRSLLVPIVGVLGFLLTIGATLGATTAVFQWGWLADLVNARSTGPLMSLSPIIIIGILFGLAMDYQVFLVSRMHEAHSHGADPRTAVTTGFRQAAPVVMAAATIMFAVFAGFVPQGDATIKPIAFALATGILFDAVVIRMIAVPAALALLGSTAWKLPRALRRLPVLDVEGAALRSGSPDADAPELEPAASL
- a CDS encoding class I SAM-dependent methyltransferase: MLYDVDSFLAGRQTLYGIELELAGDVTGQDVLHLQCHFGMDTLNWARLGARVTGVDFSTPALVRARELAGRAGLTADFVEADTQNLPARLAGGFDLVIATYGVLCWIGDLDAWMRGAAMALRPGGRLVLVDLHPAYQTLASFEPLVADWPYGGGEPQREVVAGTYADPVLPMTAREVVQYPHSVGEIVTAAAGAGLIIDRLVEHTEVEFPGSRILPEGPDGTRRFPFGDTYLPVLYSLRARSPRTATA